Proteins found in one Arachis stenosperma cultivar V10309 chromosome 8, arast.V10309.gnm1.PFL2, whole genome shotgun sequence genomic segment:
- the LOC130945489 gene encoding uncharacterized mitochondrial protein AtMg00810-like, producing MDVKNAFLNGDLKKKVYMKLPQDILVLLISLGFTSNPHENAIFIRKSERVLLLLYVDDMIITGDDVDGISDLKASLHRTFEMKDLGSLSYFLGLEVISTNDGIYLSQAKYASDLLARTGITDSRTESTPLEPNVRFTPIDGTVLDNLTLYRQLVGGLIYLSVTRPDIAYPVHVLSQFLSAPRTTHYAAVLRIFRYIKGTLFHGLYFSAHSSLSFQAYSDADWASDPTDRRSTTGYCLFLGDALISWRAKKQTFTAHSSTEAEYRALADTTTEVISVRWLLEDLGAPQSLMIGFLMSSPTDVFCDNRSAIQIAHNDVFRERTKHIEINCHFVPQRILIDVVHLITVGTQDQTADIFTKAHHPTRFRTLLSKLKLVSLAPT from the exons ATGGATGTGAAGAATGCATTTCTTAATggtgatttgaaaaagaaagtcTATATGAAACTACCCCAGGATATTCTTGTCCTTCTAATAAG TCTTGGTTTTACTTCTAACCCTCATGAGAATGCCATCTTCATTCGTAAAAGCGAACgtgttcttctacttttgtatgttgatgacatgatcATTACTGGGGATGATGTTGATGGTATCTCTGATCTCAAGGCCTCACTTCACCGTacctttgagatgaaagatcttggttcTCTCAGCTATTTTCTTGGTCTCGAGGTCATCTCCACCAATGATGGCATCTATCTCTCTCAGGCTAAGTATGCTTCAGATCTTCTTGCTCGCACTGGGATTACAGATAGTCGCACTGAGTCTACTCCTCTTGAGCCTAATGTTCGATTTACCCCTATAGATGGCACTGTTTTGGATAATCTGACTCTCTATCGACAGTTAGTTGGCGGTCTCATCTACTTGAGTGTCACCCGACCAGACATCGCCTATCCAGTTCATGTACTTAGCCAGTTCTTGTCAGCTCCTCGTACTACTCATTATGCGGCAGTTCTTCGCATTTTTCGCTACATCAAAGGCACTCTATTTCATGGCCTTTATTTTTCTGCCCATTCCTCTTTGTCTTTTCAGGCTTACTCCGATGCTGATTGGGCTAGTGATCCCACTGATCGTCGTTCTACTACTGGTTACTGTTTGTTTCTTGGCGACGCTCTCATTTCTTGGCGTGCTAAGAAGCAAACGTTCACTGCTCACTCAAGCACAGAAGCTGAGTACCGTGCCCTCGCTGACACCACTACTGAAGTTATCTCGGTTCGTTGGCTTCTCGAAGATCTGGGTGCTCCTCAGtcattgatgattggatttttgatg tcATCTCCTACTGATGTTTTTTGTGATAACCGCAGTGCTATTCAGATTGCTCATAATGATGTGTTTCGTGAACGCACCAAACACATTGAGATTAATTGTCACTTTGTTCCGCAACGTATCCTTATTGATGTTGTTCATCTTATTACTGTTGGAACACAAGATCAGACTGCTGATATCTTCACAAAAGCTCATCACCCGACTCGTTTTCGGACTTTGTTATCCAAACTTAAGTTGGTATCCTTAGCTCCCACTTGA
- the LOC130946264 gene encoding uncharacterized protein LOC130946264 isoform X1 — translation MKTRSVSSAEKGKGKQTATATEIATEPVVALGDLIYIPLRGASKWWPAQVTDEKSVNENLRPKKKLLREVLVRVYGSYIYKYVDPVKSRADFENVLKKNDGDLHKILQDSLEKDLPSNKPKSKESPAKNKGGSSSSKRKSAPKDEKQDEAKSQKQNEEDPESTTPFRKSQELSKRRIRVMESLGLIAPPGSPFVRNGHYS, via the exons ATGAAAACCAGGAGTGTTTCGAGTGCCGAGAAGGGTAAGGGAAAGCAAACTGCAACTGCAACTGAAATTGCAACTGAACCAGTAGTGGCATTGGGGGATCTGATATATATTCCTCTTCGCGGTGCCTCCAAGTGGTGGCCGGCGCAG GTTACTGATGAGAAGAGTGTTAATGAAAACTTAAGGCCAAAAAAGAAATTGCTGAGGGAAGTCCTTGTTAGGGTGTATGGAAGCTATATCTA CAAATATGTGGATCCTGTTAAATCGCGTGCTGATTTTGAGAAT GTACTCAAGAAGAACGATGGTGATTTACACAAGATTCTTCAGGATTCTCTGGAAAAG GATCTTCCTAGCAACAAACCCAAATCAAAGGAGTCACCAGCCAAGAATAAAG GGGGATCAAGTTCAAGCAAGAGGAAATCGGCCCCGAAAGATGAGAAGCAGGATGAAGCTAAGTCCCAGAAACAAAACGAAGAAGATCCG GAATCAACAACCCCATTCAGGAAGTCCCAAGAACTGAGTAAAAGAAGGATAAGAGTGATGGAAAGCCTTGGTCTCATTGCTCCACCTGGTTCCCCATTTGTCAGGAATGGACATTATTCATAG
- the LOC130946264 gene encoding uncharacterized protein LOC130946264 isoform X2, whose amino-acid sequence MKTRSVSSAEKGKGKQTATATEIATEPVVALGDLIYIPLRGASKWWPAQVTDEKSVNENLRPKKKLLREVLVRVYGSYIYKYVDPVKSRADFENVLKKNDGDLHKILQDSLEKDLPSNKPKSKESPAKNKGGSSSSKRKSAPKDEKQDEAKSQKQNEEDPSNTRNQQPHSGSPKN is encoded by the exons ATGAAAACCAGGAGTGTTTCGAGTGCCGAGAAGGGTAAGGGAAAGCAAACTGCAACTGCAACTGAAATTGCAACTGAACCAGTAGTGGCATTGGGGGATCTGATATATATTCCTCTTCGCGGTGCCTCCAAGTGGTGGCCGGCGCAG GTTACTGATGAGAAGAGTGTTAATGAAAACTTAAGGCCAAAAAAGAAATTGCTGAGGGAAGTCCTTGTTAGGGTGTATGGAAGCTATATCTA CAAATATGTGGATCCTGTTAAATCGCGTGCTGATTTTGAGAAT GTACTCAAGAAGAACGATGGTGATTTACACAAGATTCTTCAGGATTCTCTGGAAAAG GATCTTCCTAGCAACAAACCCAAATCAAAGGAGTCACCAGCCAAGAATAAAG GGGGATCAAGTTCAAGCAAGAGGAAATCGGCCCCGAAAGATGAGAAGCAGGATGAAGCTAAGTCCCAGAAACAAAACGAAGAAGATCCG TCAAATACCAGGAATCAACAACCCCATTCAGGAAGTCCCAAGAACTGA